From Salvia splendens isolate huo1 chromosome 3, SspV2, whole genome shotgun sequence, a single genomic window includes:
- the LOC121795341 gene encoding YTH domain-containing protein ECT1-like isoform X2 has product MAGGKKTETYQLNAPAAKSESSINIPDKDMVKDGFPSEPGSSVSAGGNVVPGKSATDQSVSSDQGPYYPPTSCYDYYYPGYNGNFTQPDDKGFPNTPGGSYADNASLLYYVPGYGPYSTGFVGVDGKQAYTSSEYPCSYGSEVFPCYTYDSAYVGNGSSSNKSGSVKSAGTSGSGRSNGFNVAKTRSNLSSKSTALPYNYKTQRPNSSSSVYLNQSLHPLNKFGAGFQSSGLMRGIQPSGNFSSFSSRNPRPFPQYGQVNYQSNAGLWNNYRSRSSENFGRSGEVKAASELTRGPRADNKNSSKLPADVEQLGFAIDRDKYNLQEFEAVYDSAKFFVIKSYSEDDIHKCIKYDVWSSTPNGNKKLDAAFREADAKTTEAGKKCPVFLFFSVNGSGQFVGVAEMIGHVDFSKNMDFWQLDKWNGFFPLKWHIIKDVPNTQLRHIILENNDNKAVTYSRDTQEVELKQGLEILSIFKNYSAKTCVLDDFNFYENREKALKAKRSGVPVSQTNGFRNNDYEKHSGESAKNNQSEDTSSLVSLTENLSLETQPLQSSI; this is encoded by the exons ATGGCCGGAggaaaaaaaacagaaacat ATCAGCTAAACGCTCCTGCTGCGAAGTCTGAATCGTCAATCAATATTCCTGATAAAGATATG GTGAAAGATGGATTTCCATCCGAGCCTGGGTCGTCCGTATCTGCTGGGGGCAATGTTGTACCTGGAAAAAGTGCAACTGATCAATCTGTAAGTTCGGACCAGGGTCCCTATTATCCACCTACCAGCtgttatgattattattatcCGG GATACAATGGGAACTTTACCCAGCCTGATGACAAAGGTTTTCCTAACACTCCTGGTGGTTCTTATGCG GATAATGCTTCACTCCTATATTACGTTCCTGGCTATGGTCCATATTCAActggttttgtgggtgttgATGGAAAACAAGCATACACATCATCTGAATATCCCTGCTCATATGGGTCAGAGGTGTTTCCATGCTATACATATGATTCAGCCTATGTTGGGAATGGTTCGTCCAGCAATAAAAGTGGCTCTGTAAAATCTGCAGGCACTAGTGGCTCTGGGAGGTCAAATGGCTTTAATGTTGCCAAAACTCGTAGCAACCTCTCAAGTAAATCTACAGCTTTACCTTATAATTACAAAACACAACGGCCAAATTCTTCGAGTTCTGTCTATCTGAATCAGTCTCTTCATCCATTGAACAAG TTTGGTGCTGGTTTCCAGTCATCTGGCCTCATGAGAGGAATTCAGCCTTCTGGAAACTTCTCTTCATTTAGTAGCCGGAACCCTCGTCCTTTTCCGCAATATGGTCAGGTGAATTACCAGTCGAATGCTGGTTTATGGAACAACTACAGATCCAGGTCAAGCGAAAATTTTGGCAGAAGTGGAGAAGTCAAAGCTGCGAGTGAACTAACTCGTGGCCCTAGGGCTGACAATAAGAATTCCTCTAAGTTGCCAGCTGATGTCGAACAACTGGGTTTCGCAATTGATAGAGATAAATACAACTTACAAGAGTTTGAGGCAGTGTATGATAGTGCAAAGTTCTTTGTGATCAAGTCATATAGCGAAGATGATATTCACAAATGCATCAAATATGATGTCTGGTCAAGTACTCCAAATGGCAATAAGAAGTTAGATGCTGCTTTCCGTGAAGCTGATGCTAAAACGACAGAGGCAGGCAAAAAATGTCCAGTGTTCCTATTTTTTTCG GTGAATGGAAGTGGGCAGTTTGTCGGTGTTGCTGAGATGATTGGCCATGTTGATTTTAGCAAAAATATGGACTTTTGGCAGCTCGACAAATGGAATGGCTTCTTCCCATTGAAGTGGCACATCATAAAAGATGTCCCCAACACTCAATTGCGACACATTATCCTTGAAAACAATGATAACAAGGCCGTTACTTATAGCAGGGACACTCAAGAG GTTGAACTGAAACAGGGCTTAGAAATTCTAAGCATTTTTAAGAATTACTCTGCTAAAACTTGCGTGCTCGATGACTTCAACTTTTACGAAAATCGTGAAAAGGCGCTGAAAGCAAAGAGGAGTGGTGTACCTGTTTCTCAAACCAATGGCTTTAGAAACAATGATTATGAG AAGCACTCTGGAGAGTCTGCCAAGAACAATCAGTCAGAAGATACTTCATCTCTTGTTTCGCTGACTGAAAACCTATCGCTCGAGACTCAACCTCTGCAGAGTAGTATATGA
- the LOC121795341 gene encoding YTH domain-containing protein ECT1-like isoform X1 produces MAGGKKTETYQLNAPAAKSESSINIPDKDMVKDGFPSEPGSSVSAGGNVVPGKSATDQSVSSDQGPYYPPTSCYDYYYPGYNGNFTQPDDKGFPNTPGGSYAGIQQDNASLLYYVPGYGPYSTGFVGVDGKQAYTSSEYPCSYGSEVFPCYTYDSAYVGNGSSSNKSGSVKSAGTSGSGRSNGFNVAKTRSNLSSKSTALPYNYKTQRPNSSSSVYLNQSLHPLNKFGAGFQSSGLMRGIQPSGNFSSFSSRNPRPFPQYGQVNYQSNAGLWNNYRSRSSENFGRSGEVKAASELTRGPRADNKNSSKLPADVEQLGFAIDRDKYNLQEFEAVYDSAKFFVIKSYSEDDIHKCIKYDVWSSTPNGNKKLDAAFREADAKTTEAGKKCPVFLFFSVNGSGQFVGVAEMIGHVDFSKNMDFWQLDKWNGFFPLKWHIIKDVPNTQLRHIILENNDNKAVTYSRDTQEVELKQGLEILSIFKNYSAKTCVLDDFNFYENREKALKAKRSGVPVSQTNGFRNNDYEKHSGESAKNNQSEDTSSLVSLTENLSLETQPLQSSI; encoded by the exons ATGGCCGGAggaaaaaaaacagaaacat ATCAGCTAAACGCTCCTGCTGCGAAGTCTGAATCGTCAATCAATATTCCTGATAAAGATATG GTGAAAGATGGATTTCCATCCGAGCCTGGGTCGTCCGTATCTGCTGGGGGCAATGTTGTACCTGGAAAAAGTGCAACTGATCAATCTGTAAGTTCGGACCAGGGTCCCTATTATCCACCTACCAGCtgttatgattattattatcCGG GATACAATGGGAACTTTACCCAGCCTGATGACAAAGGTTTTCCTAACACTCCTGGTGGTTCTTATGCG GGAATTCAACAGGATAATGCTTCACTCCTATATTACGTTCCTGGCTATGGTCCATATTCAActggttttgtgggtgttgATGGAAAACAAGCATACACATCATCTGAATATCCCTGCTCATATGGGTCAGAGGTGTTTCCATGCTATACATATGATTCAGCCTATGTTGGGAATGGTTCGTCCAGCAATAAAAGTGGCTCTGTAAAATCTGCAGGCACTAGTGGCTCTGGGAGGTCAAATGGCTTTAATGTTGCCAAAACTCGTAGCAACCTCTCAAGTAAATCTACAGCTTTACCTTATAATTACAAAACACAACGGCCAAATTCTTCGAGTTCTGTCTATCTGAATCAGTCTCTTCATCCATTGAACAAG TTTGGTGCTGGTTTCCAGTCATCTGGCCTCATGAGAGGAATTCAGCCTTCTGGAAACTTCTCTTCATTTAGTAGCCGGAACCCTCGTCCTTTTCCGCAATATGGTCAGGTGAATTACCAGTCGAATGCTGGTTTATGGAACAACTACAGATCCAGGTCAAGCGAAAATTTTGGCAGAAGTGGAGAAGTCAAAGCTGCGAGTGAACTAACTCGTGGCCCTAGGGCTGACAATAAGAATTCCTCTAAGTTGCCAGCTGATGTCGAACAACTGGGTTTCGCAATTGATAGAGATAAATACAACTTACAAGAGTTTGAGGCAGTGTATGATAGTGCAAAGTTCTTTGTGATCAAGTCATATAGCGAAGATGATATTCACAAATGCATCAAATATGATGTCTGGTCAAGTACTCCAAATGGCAATAAGAAGTTAGATGCTGCTTTCCGTGAAGCTGATGCTAAAACGACAGAGGCAGGCAAAAAATGTCCAGTGTTCCTATTTTTTTCG GTGAATGGAAGTGGGCAGTTTGTCGGTGTTGCTGAGATGATTGGCCATGTTGATTTTAGCAAAAATATGGACTTTTGGCAGCTCGACAAATGGAATGGCTTCTTCCCATTGAAGTGGCACATCATAAAAGATGTCCCCAACACTCAATTGCGACACATTATCCTTGAAAACAATGATAACAAGGCCGTTACTTATAGCAGGGACACTCAAGAG GTTGAACTGAAACAGGGCTTAGAAATTCTAAGCATTTTTAAGAATTACTCTGCTAAAACTTGCGTGCTCGATGACTTCAACTTTTACGAAAATCGTGAAAAGGCGCTGAAAGCAAAGAGGAGTGGTGTACCTGTTTCTCAAACCAATGGCTTTAGAAACAATGATTATGAG AAGCACTCTGGAGAGTCTGCCAAGAACAATCAGTCAGAAGATACTTCATCTCTTGTTTCGCTGACTGAAAACCTATCGCTCGAGACTCAACCTCTGCAGAGTAGTATATGA